The following coding sequences lie in one Vigna radiata var. radiata cultivar VC1973A unplaced genomic scaffold, Vradiata_ver6 scaffold_91, whole genome shotgun sequence genomic window:
- the LOC106753080 gene encoding non-specific lipid-transfer protein 1 has product MATMTARVSLLAIVCMVLSATTIPKAEAVVTCGQVVNNLTPCISYVMYGGYPVPEQCCNGIKNLYGLAQTKPDRQAVCNCIRNAVTNSGFNYSPRNLNLAASLPKQCGVNIPYQISPSTNCNSVQ; this is encoded by the exons ATGGCTACCATGACAGCTAGGGTTTCTTTGTTGGCCATTGTGTGCATGGTTCTTAGTGCAACAACCATTCCCAAGGCAGAAGCAGTGGTGACATGTGGGCAAGTTGTGAACAACCTGACCCCGTGCATTTCCTATGTGATGTATGGTGGATACCCTGTTCCTGAGCAGTGCTGCAATGGGATCAAGAACCTCTATGGCCTGGCTCAGACCAAACCTGATCGCCAAGCAGTTTGCAACTGCATCAGGAATGCTGTTACTAACAGTGGCTTCAACTACTCTCCTCGCAATCTCAACCTTGCAGCTAGTCTTCCCAAGCAATGTGGTGTAAACATTCCTTATCAGATCAGCCCTAGTACTAACTGTAACAG TGTGCAGTGA